Part of the Candidatus Schekmanbacteria bacterium genome, TGAAAAACTTCAATATGACATCTATTACATTCAAAATATTTCATTTGTCTTAGATATTTATATAATATTGAAAACCATTCAAGTTGTTTTGACAGGAAAAGAAAGATAAAAAAGCAGGAGAAAAGAAATAGTAATCAATTGTCTTTCCGTTGATGTTGAAGATTATTATCAGGTAAGTGCTTTTGAAAACCTGATTTCCTATGAAGATTGGGATAAATATCCTTCAAGGGTAGAATATTCAACAAAAAGAGTTCTCGACCTTTTTGAAAACTATAATGTTAAGGCAACTTTTTTTGTTTTGGGGTGGATAGCCAATAAGTTTCCTTCTCTTGTTAAATTGATTCATTCACAAGGACATGAGATTGCAAGTCATGGCTATAGGCATTCTTTAATCTATAATCAAACACCTGCTGAATTCCAAAAAGATGTCCAAAAAACGAAACACATTTTAGAGGACATAACAGGGGTACCTATAAAGGGATATAGGGGCGCAAGCTTTTCAATAACAAAAAAATCCTTATGGGCAATTGAAATTCTTGCAGAAGAAGGATTTTTATATGATTCAAGCATATTTCCTGTTTATCACGATAGATATGGCATTCCATCTGCGCCATCATCTCCTTATGAAATTCGGATATCAGAGGAAAGAAAAATTGTTGAAATACCGCCTTTGTGCAAAAATGTTTTTAGAAAAAATTTCCCCCTTGGAGGGGGAGGATATCTTCGCCTATTTCCTGTTGGAATCATAATGCGAGAGATTTCAAAAAAAAATTCAGAGGGTAAATCAGCAATCATCTATTTTCATCCGTGGGAATTAGACCCTAATCAGCCGTTTATCGATTCTGGAAGCCGAATAACGAATTTAAGACATCGAATCGGCTTAAAGAAGATGGATATCAAATTAAAAAAAATTCTTTCGAAACATAGGTTTTCAACCTTTTCGCATTTACTTGATGAAATCAATAGCGGTAAAATCGATATTTTGAGGATAAAGATAAATGATATTTGACAATATAGGTTTTCTTGTAAGCGTATCTTTTTTGCAGTTTTTTTCGATTCGCCTGATTCTTTTTCAGCAATTTATAGTATTAAGAGGTTGATAGTTTGAAAAAGCAGCTTTCAAGCATCGGCAAGCATTCATCAATCTATGCCATTTCAGTCATATTGAAGAAAGGAATAGGCTTTTTACTGATTCCTCTCTACACGCGATACCTTTCTCCTTATGATTATGGCGTGCTCGAATTATTTTCCGTAACTATAAACATAACAGTAATCTTGGTATCTCAGGGCTTGGTTCCTGCCTTTTTTAGGTCATACTGTTACGACTATGCTGATGATGAAGAAAAAAAGAGAGAAGCCCTTAGCACTGTCTATTATTATCTTGTTGCAATGGCGGCTATGATTTTTCTTTTGCTGTCCTTTTCTAATAAAGGTGTAAACGACCTTCTCTTCAAAGAAGGAGATAATTACCAATTTCTTTTAATCCTTATATTTATTTCGGGTTTTTTTAGTGTTTCTGCTTATATTCCAATGCAGCTTCTCCGGGCACTGTCAAAATCTGCTCAATTTGCCGCTATCACAATTGCTTCGTTTGTGCTTAATGTTGTCTTAAAAATTTATCTAATT contains:
- a CDS encoding DUF3473 domain-containing protein encodes the protein MVINCLSVDVEDYYQVSAFENLISYEDWDKYPSRVEYSTKRVLDLFENYNVKATFFVLGWIANKFPSLVKLIHSQGHEIASHGYRHSLIYNQTPAEFQKDVQKTKHILEDITGVPIKGYRGASFSITKKSLWAIEILAEEGFLYDSSIFPVYHDRYGIPSAPSSPYEIRISEERKIVEIPPLCKNVFRKNFPLGGGGYLRLFPVGIIMREISKKNSEGKSAIIYFHPWELDPNQPFIDSGSRITNLRHRIGLKKMDIKLKKILSKHRFSTFSHLLDEINSGKIDILRIKINDI